One segment of Stenotrophomonas sp. SAU14A_NAIMI4_8 DNA contains the following:
- a CDS encoding YiiX/YebB-like N1pC/P60 family cysteine hydrolase encodes MRALFLLIGLLLPALWPSVALAVEARPGDLLFVSAGQTGLSAAIDDATAREGGTRFDHVALVADGPGQLQVLHADEKGSRQQTLAEFRQDARDKQRQIVVYRLRAAPPQVLADAIATARTMLGKPYNTAYVLNEDSYYCSDFIERAFRTHHVFALQPMNFRNPKTGQISQHWVDLYAGMGMAVPQDLPGTNPNDMAATPALQRIGVL; translated from the coding sequence ATGCGCGCCCTGTTCCTGTTGATTGGCCTGTTGCTGCCCGCGCTGTGGCCGTCCGTTGCGCTGGCCGTGGAGGCACGGCCCGGCGATCTGCTGTTCGTCAGTGCCGGCCAGACCGGCCTGAGCGCCGCCATTGATGATGCCACCGCGCGCGAAGGCGGCACCCGCTTCGACCACGTGGCCCTGGTGGCCGATGGGCCGGGTCAACTGCAGGTGCTGCACGCCGATGAAAAGGGTTCGCGGCAGCAGACGCTGGCGGAATTCCGCCAGGATGCGCGGGACAAGCAGCGGCAGATCGTGGTGTACCGCCTGCGCGCGGCGCCGCCGCAGGTGCTGGCCGATGCCATCGCCACGGCGCGCACCATGTTGGGCAAGCCGTACAACACGGCCTATGTGTTGAACGAGGACAGCTACTACTGTTCGGATTTCATCGAGCGCGCGTTCCGCACCCACCATGTGTTCGCGCTGCAGCCGATGAACTTCCGCAATCCAAAGACCGGGCAGATTTCCCAGCACTGGGTGGATCTGTATGCCGGCATGGGCATGGCGGTGCCGCAGGATCTTCCCGGCACCAACCCCAACGACATGGCGGCCACCCCCGCGCTGCAGCGTATAGGCGTGCTGTAA
- a CDS encoding AMP-binding protein encodes MAPDSTARPSYDQALADFDLAQWEARLQGDLQTGVNACVECCDRHCGRNATALRWVDAQGHLHTYTFEHLREAAARAANVLAEAGIARGDVVAGLLPRTPDLLAVILGTWRLGAIYQPLFTAFGPKAIETRLATGRTGLVVTDLANRSKLDGVGGCPTVATIAGTGLRVADGDIDWRARTYQAPAERAPVMLRGDELMALLSTSGTTGSPKGVPVPLRALLAFASYMELAVDLRADDVFWNIADPGWAYGLYYGVTGPLLLGHATTFSEAGFSVAGLNQIIQQLGVTNLAGSPTAYRQIIGAGPAASAGIKGQLRVVSSAGEPLNPEIARWFREHLGTTVLDHYGQTETGMVVNNHHALAHAVRPGSSGFAMPGYRVAVLDEHDNVLPPRTPGILAVDVQQSPILWFTGYYGAETPALRDGWYRTGDSVEWEDDGSISFIGRSDDLITSSGYRIGPFDVESVLMEHAAVAEAAVIGVPDPERTEIVKAFVILRDGHSGDEGLATELQQHVRSRLSAHAYPRQVEFVAQVPKTPSGKVQRFLLRKAEIEKQAARS; translated from the coding sequence ATGGCCCCCGACAGCACAGCACGGCCTTCCTACGACCAGGCCCTGGCCGACTTCGATCTGGCGCAGTGGGAAGCGCGACTGCAGGGCGATCTGCAGACCGGTGTGAATGCCTGCGTGGAATGCTGCGACCGCCACTGCGGGCGCAATGCCACCGCGCTGCGCTGGGTGGATGCGCAGGGGCACCTGCACACCTACACCTTCGAACACCTGCGCGAAGCCGCTGCGCGCGCCGCGAACGTACTGGCCGAGGCTGGCATTGCCCGTGGCGATGTGGTGGCCGGCCTGCTGCCGCGCACGCCCGATCTGCTGGCGGTGATCCTGGGCACCTGGCGGTTGGGCGCAATCTATCAGCCGCTGTTCACCGCGTTCGGGCCCAAGGCCATTGAAACGCGGCTGGCCACCGGGCGCACTGGGCTGGTGGTGACCGACCTGGCCAACCGCAGCAAGCTGGACGGGGTGGGCGGCTGCCCTACCGTAGCCACCATCGCCGGCACCGGGCTGCGCGTGGCCGACGGCGATATCGACTGGCGGGCGCGCACGTACCAGGCACCGGCCGAGCGGGCCCCGGTGATGCTGCGCGGTGACGAACTGATGGCCCTGCTGTCCACGTCGGGCACCACCGGCAGCCCCAAGGGCGTGCCGGTGCCGCTGCGCGCCTTGCTGGCCTTTGCCAGTTACATGGAACTGGCGGTGGATCTGCGCGCCGACGATGTGTTCTGGAACATTGCCGATCCCGGTTGGGCCTACGGCCTGTACTACGGGGTCACCGGCCCGCTGCTGCTGGGCCATGCCACCACCTTCAGCGAAGCCGGCTTCAGCGTGGCCGGGCTGAACCAGATCATCCAGCAGTTGGGAGTAACCAACCTGGCGGGCTCGCCCACCGCCTACCGGCAGATCATCGGTGCCGGCCCTGCGGCCAGCGCCGGCATCAAGGGGCAGCTGCGGGTGGTCAGCAGCGCGGGCGAGCCACTGAATCCGGAAATCGCCCGCTGGTTCCGCGAACACCTGGGCACCACGGTGCTGGACCACTATGGGCAGACCGAAACCGGCATGGTGGTGAACAACCACCACGCGCTGGCCCACGCGGTGCGGCCCGGTTCTTCCGGCTTCGCCATGCCCGGTTACCGGGTGGCGGTGCTGGATGAGCACGACAACGTACTGCCGCCGCGCACGCCGGGCATCCTGGCGGTGGATGTGCAGCAGTCGCCCATTCTCTGGTTCACCGGCTACTACGGCGCCGAGACGCCCGCGCTGCGCGATGGCTGGTACCGCACGGGCGATTCGGTGGAGTGGGAGGATGATGGCTCGATCAGTTTCATCGGCCGCTCTGATGATCTGATCACCTCGTCGGGCTACCGCATCGGGCCGTTCGACGTGGAGAGCGTGCTGATGGAACACGCCGCGGTAGCCGAGGCCGCGGTGATCGGCGTGCCCGATCCGGAGCGCACCGAGATCGTGAAGGCGTTCGTGATCCTGCGCGATGGCCACAGCGGCGATGAAGGGCTGGCCACGGAGCTGCAGCAGCACGTGCGTTCGCGCCTGTCTGCCCACGCCTACCCGCGCCAGGTGGAGTTCGTGGCGCAGGTACCGAAGACACCCAGCGGCAAGGTGCAGCGCTTCCTGCTGCGCAAGGCCGAGATCGAGAAGCAAGCGGCGCGGTCGTAG
- a CDS encoding TIGR00366 family protein produces MASTAAVQDGWMARAALRSAAWAEKWFPDAYVFAVLGVVIVALAALGFGSTPQATASAFGDGFWSLIPFTMQMAFVVIGGYAVATAPVVARFIDFLARVPRTGRGAVVYVGLVSMLASLLSWGFSLVFGGLLVRALARRSELRMDYRAAGASAYLGLGAVWAMGLSSSAAQLQANPASMPPGLVEITGVLPFTETIFLWQSIALTAVLILVSLLIAWLTAPAADSARTAEDFPGAAQAEPEPLQQRTRPGEWLEYSPLLTVLLSLLAFGWLFNEFASKPVVTAIANLNTYNFLFISLGLLLHWRPRSFLNAVAKAVPSTTGVLIQFPLYGGIAMILTHAAGGDGQTLAHRLSSLFVHVASTDTFALVMGVYSAVLGFFVPSGGGKWIIEAPYVMQAANELKAHLGWAVQVYNAAEALPNLINPFWMLPLLGVLGLKARDIVGFTFIQLLVHIPLVLGLLWLLGMTLTYAPPVMP; encoded by the coding sequence ATGGCCTCGACGGCAGCAGTACAGGACGGCTGGATGGCGCGCGCAGCGCTGCGTTCGGCCGCCTGGGCGGAAAAGTGGTTCCCCGATGCGTACGTGTTCGCGGTGCTGGGCGTAGTCATTGTCGCGCTGGCGGCACTGGGCTTCGGCTCGACCCCGCAGGCCACCGCCAGCGCCTTCGGCGATGGCTTCTGGAGCCTGATCCCCTTCACCATGCAGATGGCCTTCGTGGTCATCGGCGGCTATGCGGTGGCCACTGCCCCCGTCGTCGCCCGCTTCATCGACTTCCTGGCGCGGGTGCCGCGCACCGGCCGTGGTGCGGTGGTGTACGTGGGCCTGGTCAGCATGCTGGCCTCGCTGCTCAGCTGGGGCTTCTCGCTGGTGTTTGGCGGCCTGCTGGTGCGTGCGCTTGCCCGCCGCAGCGAACTGCGCATGGATTACCGCGCCGCAGGTGCGTCGGCCTACCTGGGCCTTGGCGCGGTGTGGGCGATGGGCCTCAGCTCGTCGGCGGCGCAGTTGCAGGCCAACCCGGCCAGCATGCCGCCGGGGCTGGTGGAAATCACCGGCGTGCTGCCGTTCACCGAAACCATCTTCCTGTGGCAGTCGATCGCGCTGACCGCGGTGCTTATCCTGGTTTCGCTGCTGATCGCCTGGCTGACCGCACCGGCTGCCGACAGTGCACGTACCGCCGAAGATTTCCCCGGCGCCGCGCAGGCCGAACCGGAACCGCTGCAGCAGCGCACCCGCCCCGGTGAATGGCTGGAATACAGCCCGCTGCTGACCGTGCTGCTCTCGCTGCTGGCCTTCGGCTGGCTGTTCAACGAATTCGCCAGCAAGCCGGTGGTCACCGCCATCGCCAACCTCAACACCTACAACTTCCTGTTCATTTCGCTGGGCCTGCTGCTGCACTGGCGGCCGCGCAGCTTCCTCAACGCGGTGGCCAAGGCGGTGCCCAGCACCACCGGCGTGCTCATCCAGTTCCCGCTGTACGGCGGCATCGCGATGATCCTCACCCATGCCGCCGGCGGTGATGGGCAGACGCTGGCGCATCGCCTGTCCAGCCTGTTCGTGCACGTGGCCAGCACCGATACCTTCGCCCTGGTGATGGGCGTGTACTCGGCCGTGCTGGGCTTTTTCGTGCCCTCCGGTGGCGGCAAGTGGATCATCGAGGCGCCGTATGTCATGCAGGCGGCCAACGAACTGAAGGCACACCTGGGCTGGGCGGTGCAGGTCTACAACGCTGCCGAAGCGCTGCCGAACCTGATCAACCCGTTCTGGATGCTGCCGCTGCTGGGCGTGCTGGGGCTGAAGGCGCGCGATATCGTGGGCTTCACCTTCATCCAGCTGCTGGTGCACATCCCGCTGGTGCTGGGCCTGCTGTGGCTGCTGGGCATGACCCTGACCTACGCGCCGCCAGTGATGCCGTAG
- the ubiA gene encoding 4-hydroxybenzoate octaprenyltransferase, with translation MADTPLSAPHSAPTPRWRHYWSLMRADRPIGTLLLLWPTWWALWLAAGGLPPLWTLFVFTAGVWLTRSAGCVINDYADRWLDPHVERTKARPLATGAISGRAALVLFAVLMLVAFALVLTLNGLTIGLSFIGVFLAASYPYLKRYTHLPQVYLGMSFGWGIPMAFAAVQGEVPTLAWLLYAGNILWSTAYDTWYAMVDREDDLKMGSHSTAILFGELDLVIQGVLYALFLATMALVGVRGGLGGYYLAGVAVAAVLVAYEFWICRNRERGPCFKAFLHNNWVGAALFAGIAADLALR, from the coding sequence ATGGCTGATACCCCCCTTTCCGCGCCGCATTCGGCGCCGACGCCGCGCTGGCGTCATTACTGGTCCCTGATGCGCGCTGATCGCCCGATCGGCACGCTGCTGCTGCTGTGGCCCACCTGGTGGGCGTTGTGGCTGGCCGCTGGTGGCCTGCCGCCGCTGTGGACCCTGTTCGTGTTCACCGCCGGCGTGTGGCTGACCCGCTCGGCCGGGTGTGTCATCAACGACTACGCCGACCGCTGGCTCGACCCGCACGTGGAACGCACCAAGGCCCGTCCGCTGGCCACCGGGGCGATCAGCGGCCGCGCGGCGCTGGTGCTGTTCGCGGTGCTGATGCTGGTGGCGTTCGCGCTGGTGCTGACCCTGAACGGCCTGACCATCGGCCTGAGCTTCATTGGCGTGTTCCTGGCCGCCAGCTACCCCTACCTGAAGCGCTACACCCATCTGCCGCAGGTGTACCTGGGCATGTCCTTCGGCTGGGGCATCCCCATGGCGTTTGCCGCCGTGCAGGGCGAAGTGCCCACGCTGGCGTGGTTGCTGTACGCGGGCAACATCCTGTGGTCCACCGCCTACGACACCTGGTACGCCATGGTCGACCGCGAGGACGACCTGAAAATGGGCTCGCATTCCACCGCGATCCTGTTCGGTGAACTGGACCTGGTCATCCAGGGCGTGCTGTATGCACTGTTCCTGGCCACGATGGCGCTGGTGGGCGTGCGCGGCGGCCTGGGCGGGTACTACCTGGCGGGCGTGGCGGTGGCCGCGGTGCTGGTGGCGTATGAATTCTGGATCTGCCGCAACCGCGAGCGTGGGCCGTGTTTCAAGGCCTTCCTGCACAACAACTGGGTGGGCGCGGCCTTGTTTGCGGGTATCGCCGCCGATCTGGCGCTGCGCTGA
- a CDS encoding DUF433 domain-containing protein: MGIALPAQDNLGVGLYSYADAARFIGGSSSELRRWLKGYQGRKHGNPEVHPPLWKSQWADSEIDGIGFRDLIELRFVRTFVACGVPLNLVRRTIVELNERLGKEYPFTSTSFKTDGRRIFMELVGDSGDAALVDVVKRQDVMRKVIAPSLREGIELGIDDRAERWFPLKGSRAVVFDPQRSFGQPILSESGVPTIAIVEAMQAEGGDERRVARLYDLPLAAVKKALQFENRAAP; the protein is encoded by the coding sequence ATGGGTATCGCCTTGCCAGCACAGGACAACCTTGGCGTCGGCCTCTATTCCTACGCCGATGCCGCGCGCTTCATTGGCGGCAGCTCGTCGGAGCTGCGCCGGTGGCTGAAGGGCTACCAGGGCCGGAAGCACGGTAATCCTGAGGTCCACCCTCCCCTGTGGAAGTCGCAATGGGCCGATTCAGAGATCGACGGCATTGGCTTCCGCGATCTGATCGAGCTGCGCTTCGTCCGCACGTTCGTCGCCTGTGGCGTGCCACTCAACCTGGTGCGGCGAACCATTGTCGAACTGAACGAACGGCTCGGTAAGGAGTATCCCTTCACCAGCACCAGCTTCAAGACCGACGGGCGCCGCATTTTCATGGAACTGGTGGGCGACAGCGGCGATGCCGCACTGGTGGATGTGGTGAAGCGCCAGGACGTGATGCGCAAAGTCATCGCACCGTCACTGCGTGAGGGCATTGAGCTGGGCATCGATGATCGTGCCGAACGATGGTTCCCACTGAAGGGCTCCCGCGCGGTGGTGTTTGATCCCCAGCGCAGTTTTGGTCAGCCCATCCTCTCCGAATCGGGCGTTCCCACCATCGCCATTGTCGAGGCAATGCAGGCCGAAGGTGGCGATGAGCGTCGCGTGGCACGACTGTATGACCTGCCTCTGGCTGCAGTGAAGAAAGCACTGCAGTTCGAGAATCGAGCCGCGCCTTGA
- a CDS encoding DUF5615 family PIN-like protein has protein sequence MKAQIDENLPPALARAIDAIAGADEHEVFHARQFVKPGTTDLELFDAATQRGIRVHVTQDHHHRKPAEREAIARLGLTVFVLAKGWSTFNHYERAARLLEWWPKMMQQAELVQPGAMFRVPHARASGERLTQIKVSR, from the coding sequence TTGAAGGCGCAGATCGATGAGAATCTTCCGCCCGCGCTGGCCCGGGCCATCGACGCCATTGCAGGTGCGGACGAACATGAAGTCTTCCACGCAAGGCAGTTCGTGAAACCTGGCACGACCGACCTGGAGCTCTTCGACGCGGCCACCCAGCGTGGCATCCGCGTACACGTCACCCAGGATCATCACCATCGCAAGCCTGCAGAACGCGAGGCCATCGCACGCCTCGGTCTGACCGTGTTCGTGCTGGCCAAGGGATGGAGCACGTTCAACCACTACGAGCGCGCAGCGCGGCTTCTGGAGTGGTGGCCGAAGATGATGCAGCAGGCCGAACTCGTGCAACCCGGCGCGATGTTCCGCGTACCGCACGCCAGGGCCTCGGGGGAACGCCTGACCCAGATCAAGGTATCGCGGTAA
- a CDS encoding DKNYY domain-containing protein, whose amino-acid sequence MAWQKISDLPDQRFVGPYGIEYWRIHEGQVFHQGRLLRKADAATFEFIPAHYFIARDAHAVYHAWTRLPAIDRDSFRQCGDYWLDNRHVYCEYETSLKALAEADCTTFRSLGGAYGADDHGGWYGGRRMKQCVRGDRLQLSPLDPLFALDDTHVYCDGKPLPGVDRTRWRLLNDGFSRDDSRIYYLERKLPRVDAASWRQLQGSWSRDHKHLFHMFMIETDPALRAQHGFSDDAG is encoded by the coding sequence ATGGCATGGCAGAAGATCAGCGACCTTCCTGACCAACGATTCGTAGGCCCCTACGGCATCGAATACTGGCGAATCCACGAAGGCCAGGTCTTCCACCAGGGTCGCCTGCTGCGCAAGGCCGATGCGGCCACGTTCGAGTTCATTCCCGCCCACTACTTCATCGCGCGCGACGCGCATGCCGTCTACCACGCCTGGACCCGGCTGCCCGCCATCGACCGCGATAGTTTCCGCCAGTGCGGCGATTACTGGCTGGACAACCGCCATGTGTACTGCGAGTACGAAACATCGCTGAAAGCGCTGGCAGAAGCCGATTGCACCACCTTCCGCAGTCTGGGCGGTGCCTATGGCGCCGATGACCATGGCGGCTGGTACGGCGGCCGGCGCATGAAGCAGTGCGTGCGGGGTGACCGGCTGCAGCTTTCACCGCTTGACCCGCTGTTCGCGCTGGACGACACCCATGTCTACTGCGATGGAAAGCCGCTGCCCGGCGTGGATCGCACGCGCTGGCGCCTGCTGAACGATGGGTTCTCCCGCGACGACAGCCGTATCTACTACCTGGAACGGAAACTGCCGCGCGTGGATGCGGCGTCGTGGCGGCAACTGCAGGGCAGCTGGTCGCGGGACCACAAGCACCTGTTCCATATGTTCATGATCGAGACCGACCCGGCGCTGCGTGCGCAGCATGGTTTCAGCGATGACGCGGGGTGA